In one window of Frigoriglobus tundricola DNA:
- a CDS encoding NYN domain-containing protein, whose translation MKSHRASDGERSLAVFIDFENMGLGFNNRRDRFEIGKVLERLVEKGKIVCKKAYADWSRFGMYTGGLHEAAIELIEIPRRGMTGKNSADIRLVVDAVDLAYSKDHIDTFVIVSGDSDFSPLVSKLKELGKHVIGLGLSDATSDLLRDNCDEFIYYEDLDRAPIIPVSVNDSIPEKKRKVFALLLDSLLALRRENKEVIYSSMLKDTIKRKKPSFNEGYYGYRTFSELLEDAQREGLLELEKHRTSGMYVVTRFGLELKSGPVAAPAARIVQLPVRNGGEPKKVAELPPRSSTEPKKVVELPPRPAEPKRVVEVPKPVTLAEKRLVAPPVPPKPALLPKPIPPADDREDERPLGRALADEFDPLDDDPLDEVPSYAPRKVETKPAAKPAKEPAAKPAKEPAKEPAKAKAPAKSAAKPATRTARPAKEAPPAKAPAAKPAVEKPPAAKPPVEKPPVRKSEAKPLPPANDDDEFGAGL comes from the coding sequence ATGAAATCTCACCGCGCGAGCGACGGCGAACGATCGCTGGCCGTGTTCATCGACTTCGAGAACATGGGGCTCGGGTTCAACAACCGCCGCGACCGGTTCGAGATCGGCAAGGTCCTCGAGCGGCTCGTCGAGAAGGGCAAGATCGTCTGCAAGAAGGCCTACGCCGACTGGAGCCGGTTCGGCATGTACACCGGCGGGCTCCACGAGGCCGCCATCGAGCTGATCGAGATCCCGCGCCGCGGGATGACCGGCAAGAACTCGGCCGACATCCGCCTCGTGGTGGACGCGGTGGACCTGGCCTACTCGAAGGACCACATCGACACGTTCGTCATCGTGTCCGGGGACAGCGACTTCTCGCCGCTCGTCTCCAAACTCAAGGAACTCGGTAAGCACGTCATCGGGCTGGGCCTGTCCGACGCGACCTCCGACCTGCTCCGGGACAACTGCGACGAGTTCATCTACTACGAGGACCTGGACCGCGCCCCGATCATCCCGGTGTCGGTGAACGACTCGATCCCGGAGAAGAAGCGGAAGGTGTTCGCGCTGCTCCTCGACTCGCTCCTGGCCCTGCGGCGCGAGAACAAGGAGGTGATCTACTCGTCCATGCTCAAGGACACCATCAAGCGGAAGAAGCCGTCCTTCAACGAGGGGTACTACGGCTACCGCACGTTCAGCGAGCTGCTCGAGGACGCCCAGCGCGAGGGGCTGCTCGAACTCGAAAAGCACCGGACCAGCGGCATGTACGTGGTCACGCGGTTCGGCCTGGAACTGAAATCCGGCCCGGTGGCCGCGCCGGCCGCCCGGATCGTTCAGCTCCCGGTCCGCAACGGCGGCGAACCGAAGAAGGTCGCGGAGCTCCCGCCGCGGAGCAGCACCGAGCCGAAGAAGGTTGTCGAACTGCCGCCGCGCCCCGCCGAGCCGAAACGGGTGGTCGAAGTGCCGAAGCCGGTCACGCTCGCGGAGAAGCGGCTGGTCGCGCCGCCGGTTCCACCCAAACCGGCGCTCCTCCCCAAGCCGATCCCCCCGGCCGACGACCGCGAGGACGAGCGCCCGCTGGGTCGCGCGCTCGCGGACGAGTTCGACCCGCTCGACGACGATCCGCTCGACGAGGTTCCGAGCTACGCGCCCCGGAAAGTCGAAACCAAGCCCGCCGCCAAACCGGCGAAGGAGCCCGCCGCCAAACCGGCGAAGGAGCCCGCAAAGGAACCGGCCAAGGCGAAGGCCCCGGCCAAGTCCGCCGCAAAGCCCGCGACCCGGACCGCGCGCCCGGCGAAGGAGGCCCCGCCCGCAAAGGCGCCCGCAGCGAAGCCGGCCGTGGAAAAACCGCCCGCCGCAAAACCGCCCGTGGAAAAACCGCCCGTCCGCAAGTCGGAAGCGAAACCACTGCCCCCAGCCAACGACGACGACGAGTTCGGCGCCGGGCTGTGA